The proteins below come from a single Aegilops tauschii subsp. strangulata cultivar AL8/78 chromosome 6, Aet v6.0, whole genome shotgun sequence genomic window:
- the LOC109755099 gene encoding aquaporin NIP3-3-like, with amino-acid sequence MEESRARGSADISLNINPAFSMDSMSDARATPVMMPRRSTSVKIVPIASDDENEKSPSPDPRTAVVHLVKKAMAEFLGTFLLVFIVLSAVIMNQVHGGALGLLGVAATAGAAGVVIVASLFHVSGSHLNPSVSLAMAVFGYLPWAHLAPYVFAQFLGAVSASFVAKAIYHPGPAVNLGAVVTTVPSIGTLEAFAVEFIITFILLFALLAPATDPKAVKELVAVAAGAALMMNVLIAAESTGASMNPARTLGTAIATGTYTKIWVYMVAPPLGAIAGTGAYIALKH; translated from the exons ATGGAGGAGAGCAGGGCTCGCGGCAGCGCCGACATTTCTCTGAACATCAACCCGGCTTTCTCCATGGATAGCATGAGCGACGCAAGGGCAACGCCGGTCATGATGCCTCGGAGGTCAACTTCGGTGAAGATCGTGCCAATCGCGTCCGACGACGAGAATGAGAAATCTCCGTCGCCCGACCCGAGGACGGCGGTCGTTCATCTGGTTAAGAAG GCGATGGCCGAGTTCTTGGGGACGTTCCTGCTCGTCTTCATCGTGCTGTCGGCGGTCATCATGAACCAGGTGCACGGCGGCGCTTTGGGCCTGCTGGgcgtggcggcgacggcgggagCGGCCGGAGTCGTGATAGTGGCGTCGCTGTTCCACGTGTCGGGGAGCCACCTGAACCCGTCGGTGAGCCTGGCCATGGCCGTGTTCGGGTACCTCCCCTGGGCGCACCTCGCGCCCTACGTGTTCGCTCAGTTTCTGGGCGCCGTCTCCGCGTCGTTCGTGGCCAAGGCAATCTACCACCCGGGCCCGGCGGTGAACCTTGGCGCCGTCGTCACCACCGTGCCGTCCATAGGCACCTTGGAGGCCTTCGCGGTCGAGTTCATCATCACGTTcatcctcctcttcgccctcctCGCTCCCGCCACCGATCCCAAAGCA GTGAAGGAGCTGGTAGCAGTGGCAGCTGGGGCAGCACTGATGATGAACGTTCTCATCGCCGC GGAATCGACAGGAGCGTCGATGAATCCGGCGAGGACACTGGGGACGGCCATCGCCACCGGGACCTACACCAAGATCTGGGTTTACATGGTTGCGCCGCCGCTCGGCGCCATCGCCGGGACCGGAGCTTACATTGCACTTAAGCACTGA
- the LOC141025802 gene encoding uncharacterized protein produces the protein MEGTTSAEDLTQRLPDDLLAEVLRRLQATSPCSIAASRCTCKAWRTVVDTYRLLVDLPPQSLTGIFVHLDNEKLPRHIKHTASPANIAPFHYLDTRATDYLTIVQRCNGLLLMLAVDDERVKGAWVVNPTTRQWARLPAPPPMCTPGMEEVDEYMDDHNQYLVFDPTVSPHYEVFLIKFVPFIPLPDMDHLVVSHIQQREWPPSTFVLLVFSSMTNRWEERSFVRQGEAAGTIGDMLQVPPSDHWYAVCWQGALYFHQRGLFMRINLPNDKYQVIKPPEGFLPEYDTGH, from the exons ATGGAGGGGACGACGTCCGCAGAGGACCTGACGCAACGGCTACCTGACGACCTACTCGCTGAGGTCCTCCGCCGTCTCCAGGCGACATCGCCGTGCAGCATTGCCGCGTCCCGCTGCACCTGCAAGGCATGGCGCACCGTCGTTGACACCTACAGGCTGCTTGTGGACCTCCCACCACAGTCGCTGACCGGCATATTCGTCCACCTCGACAACGAGAAGCTCCCAAGGCACATCAAGCACACAGCATCACCTGCGAACATCGCCCCCTTCCACTACTTGGATACCCGGGCCACCGATTATTTGACGATCGTGCAGCGCTGCAATGGCCTCCTTCTTATGCTCGCCGTCGATGATGAAAGGGTAAAAGGGGCATGGGTTGTTAACCCCACAACGAGACAGTGGGCGCGTCTGCCTGCTCCCCCGCCCATGTGCACGCCAGGCATGGAGGAAGTTGATGAATACATGGATGACCATAACCAATACCTCGTGTTTGATCCTACCGTGTCGCCACATTACGAGGTCTTCTTAATCAAGTTTGTTCCCTTTATTCCCTTGCCTGATATGGATCATTTGGTGGTCTCTCACATACAACAGAGAGAATGGCCACCGTCGACCTTTGTTTTGCTTGTCTTCTCATCGATGACAAATCGGTGGGAGGAGAGGTCTTTTGTTCGTCAAGGGGAGGCCGCGGGGACTATTGGCGACATGTTACAGGTTCCCCCGTCTGACCATTGGTATGCCGTATGCTGGCAGGGAGCACTTTACTTCCACCAGCGTGGCTTGTTCATGAG AATAAACCTGCCAAACGATAAATACCAGGTAATTAAGCCACCGGAAGGTTTTCTCCCAGAATATGATACAGGACATTAA